In Deltaproteobacteria bacterium, the following proteins share a genomic window:
- a CDS encoding YncE family protein, translating into MGHSVKGMTLRLCVAVLAAATAWLAACGGGGRGVVDEQNRFAGPTTMAVAPNFLDPYGHYLFVANSQGGTISVINAHSYQVLSAHTDDVNDYDVIRVGRAPHRIALTPAGDRLFVTDAWEDTVRIVSGWAGRRPDIFDVKVVFDEVGNKFLRYEIAVTELDTVVRAGEIAMPSFPDSAGSIVPVFVTDPDNDRVVVLDSETGAAIDEIPLPESPTNIAVTPTGNLVFVTGDEGRLYIIDGDDFTLLVDLTLDLGGTLGRIVTSDDGDELYVLNNDPPRLQVIGLNPVRLITDDVRLQASTNGIARSGRGDWIYIAGDDGYVYVFDPTTRRICNSWGGRVFLDDEWPTSNTRLERIDVKDCRVLTEQWEVVFQQFEGDWTVRGSRSGLQIGRAQSNQYYVTDDGALGFFIRDDDQRASDEDTFYFETNVGIEPIRVGLVPDDIIATPYFLDPEFDVVYVSNAGTDNLSIFFNEENQRLGAVN; encoded by the coding sequence ATGGGTCATTCCGTAAAGGGAATGACGCTCCGGCTGTGCGTGGCGGTGCTGGCCGCGGCGACCGCGTGGCTGGCGGCGTGCGGCGGCGGCGGGCGCGGCGTCGTCGACGAGCAGAACCGGTTCGCCGGGCCGACGACCATGGCCGTCGCGCCGAATTTTCTCGATCCCTACGGGCATTACCTGTTCGTCGCCAACAGCCAGGGCGGCACGATCAGCGTCATCAACGCGCACAGCTATCAGGTGCTCTCGGCGCACACCGACGACGTGAACGATTACGACGTGATCCGCGTGGGGCGCGCCCCGCACCGCATCGCGCTCACCCCCGCGGGCGATCGGCTCTTCGTCACCGACGCGTGGGAAGACACCGTGCGCATCGTCTCGGGCTGGGCCGGGCGGCGGCCGGATATCTTCGACGTGAAGGTGGTCTTCGACGAGGTCGGGAACAAGTTTCTGCGTTACGAGATCGCGGTGACGGAGCTGGACACCGTCGTGCGCGCGGGCGAAATCGCCATGCCGAGCTTCCCCGATTCGGCCGGGTCCATCGTGCCGGTATTCGTCACCGACCCGGACAACGATCGCGTCGTCGTGCTCGACTCCGAAACCGGCGCGGCGATCGACGAGATCCCCCTGCCCGAAAGCCCCACGAACATCGCCGTCACCCCCACGGGCAACCTCGTATTCGTCACCGGCGACGAAGGGCGGCTCTACATCATCGACGGCGACGACTTCACCCTGCTCGTCGACCTGACACTCGATCTGGGCGGCACGCTCGGGCGCATCGTGACGAGCGACGACGGCGACGAGCTCTACGTGCTCAACAACGATCCCCCGCGATTGCAGGTGATCGGCCTGAATCCCGTCCGCCTCATCACGGACGACGTGCGTCTACAGGCGTCCACGAACGGCATCGCGCGGTCCGGGCGCGGCGACTGGATCTACATCGCCGGCGACGACGGCTACGTCTACGTCTTCGATCCCACCACGCGGCGCATCTGCAATTCGTGGGGCGGTCGGGTGTTTCTCGACGACGAGTGGCCGACCTCGAACACGCGGCTCGAACGCATCGACGTCAAGGACTGCCGCGTGCTGACCGAGCAGTGGGAAGTGGTCTTCCAGCAGTTCGAGGGCGACTGGACGGTGCGGGGTTCGCGCTCGGGATTGCAGATCGGGCGGGCGCAAAGCAACCAGTACTACGTCACCGACGACGGCGCGCTCGGATTTTTCATCCGCGACGACGATCAGCGCGCCTCGGACGAGGACACGTTCTATTTCGAGACCAATGTCGGCATCGAGCCGATCCGCGTGGGCCTCGTGCCCGACGACATCATCGCCACGCCCTACTTCCTCGATCCCGAATTCGACGTCGTGTACGTGTCGAACGCGGGCACCGACAACCTGTCGATCTTCTTCAACGAGGAAAATCAGCGCCTCGGCGCGGTCAACTGA
- a CDS encoding PaaI family thioesterase — protein MTEAAEDPAPELMGEDGWTALPMPKRIGRGRSFVSGDIDGDRLRVRYFRRESDGAMVGRVWFGPGAEGPPLHVHGGSMAAVLDEVMGGAAWMAGHTVVAAQITVKFRRMIPLLRVMTLEAWVTKIEGRRVATAGRLMGDDGEVYTESEGLFIELAADQFADLADRARKAWVTAQTVHPASDEATG, from the coding sequence ATGACCGAAGCCGCCGAGGACCCGGCGCCGGAACTCATGGGCGAGGACGGCTGGACGGCGCTGCCGATGCCGAAAAGAATCGGACGCGGGCGTTCGTTCGTATCCGGCGACATCGACGGCGACCGGTTGCGCGTTCGGTATTTCCGGCGCGAGTCCGACGGCGCGATGGTGGGGCGCGTGTGGTTCGGACCGGGCGCCGAAGGCCCGCCGTTGCACGTCCACGGCGGCAGCATGGCCGCGGTGCTCGACGAGGTCATGGGCGGCGCGGCGTGGATGGCCGGGCACACGGTGGTCGCGGCGCAGATCACCGTCAAATTCCGCCGCATGATTCCGCTTCTGCGCGTGATGACCCTGGAGGCGTGGGTGACGAAAATAGAAGGCCGGCGCGTAGCCACCGCCGGGCGCCTGATGGGAGACGACGGCGAGGTCTACACCGAGAGCGAGGGGCTCTTCATCGAACTCGCCGCCGACCAGTTCGCCGACCTGGCCGATCGGGCGCGCAAGGCGTGGGTCACGGCGCAGACCGTGCACCCCGCCTCCGACGAGGCGACCGGCTGA
- a CDS encoding PAS domain S-box protein, which translates to MVQLLGLFEEPAVASDATGRILAWNDPFVRAFEDQAVFARMEHRFTTREPDSTWDAVWRAIVDKGEWSGALCRIPPRLNGSWKAHARLIAGERPDVAVVLWRIHRLRDDAHGHYREAFASSPTAILFADLDGRVIEVNRAFCGLWRISEAHPRLADLSSDLWDNAPSVGEIAKCAAQGKSWSGEVRGRRADGSGFPAHVFAAAVPGAAGEPSMVTMTVFDLTQSRATTDELRASRERLQLVVNAAPVVLWAIDRDGVFTLSEGRELSSIGLAPGQVVGSSLFELYADVPDTIREARCCLAGESFSSVGTYGPYAYESRHEPLRDAEGHVIGAMGVAVNITERKRAEAALARVKESLDNAQRIAKLGNWDWNPDSDLVWWSDEIYRLLDLDIGAVTPGLRPFMRFVPDEDRESLKKMIGVALASEKSWHMEHRLVTATGRDIVVRHWTEVVRDERGKPLRLRGVIQDITEIRKLEQEQGELRALYAQSQKLDSVGRLAGGVAHDFNNLITTVRGYTDLLLRDDGLSDDVRTYVDEIRRTADRAASLSRRLLTFSRREEANPRVVEIDTAIEDASRMVRRLIGENIQLELGLGAGDSGVLIDPVHLDQIVINLAVNARDAMSRGGQIRFETGRVRLDAPVGVVMPHFVPGDYVRLRVADSGSGIAPEHLDKIFEPFFTTKVAGEGTGLGLATVYGLVTQSRGMIDVTSRVGVGTTFVIHWPVATHREIAEPEPVAEAIRPGGRILLVEDEDGVRRLTSLMLKSLGFSVTEAASGVEVLHLGPGDLRTIDLLMTDIVLPYMNGRELYEKLRPALPDLRVMYVSGYPLEVVTKYGIVPGADVFISKPFTMESLQNALSRFFRPESRVARGS; encoded by the coding sequence ATGGTCCAGCTGCTCGGTCTGTTCGAGGAACCCGCCGTCGCTTCCGACGCCACCGGGCGCATTCTGGCCTGGAACGACCCATTCGTCCGCGCCTTCGAAGATCAAGCCGTCTTTGCGCGGATGGAACACCGGTTCACGACCCGCGAACCCGATTCGACCTGGGACGCCGTCTGGCGGGCCATCGTCGACAAGGGTGAATGGTCCGGCGCGTTATGCCGGATTCCGCCCAGGCTCAACGGGAGTTGGAAGGCGCATGCGAGACTGATCGCGGGCGAGCGCCCGGACGTCGCCGTCGTTCTCTGGCGGATACACCGACTCCGCGACGACGCTCACGGGCATTACCGCGAAGCGTTCGCGTCGAGCCCAACCGCGATCCTGTTCGCCGATCTCGACGGGCGCGTGATCGAGGTCAACCGGGCGTTTTGCGGCTTGTGGCGGATCTCCGAGGCGCACCCGCGTCTGGCCGATTTGTCGTCCGACCTGTGGGACAACGCACCGAGCGTGGGCGAGATCGCCAAATGCGCTGCGCAGGGCAAAAGCTGGTCGGGCGAGGTCCGCGGGCGTCGCGCGGATGGCAGCGGTTTCCCCGCCCATGTCTTCGCGGCCGCGGTTCCCGGCGCCGCCGGCGAGCCCTCGATGGTCACGATGACGGTCTTCGATCTCACGCAGTCCCGCGCAACGACCGACGAACTGCGCGCAAGCCGCGAACGCCTGCAACTGGTGGTCAATGCCGCCCCCGTGGTCCTTTGGGCCATCGATCGGGACGGCGTGTTCACGCTCTCCGAAGGACGGGAACTGAGTTCGATCGGACTCGCGCCGGGTCAGGTCGTCGGAAGTTCCCTCTTCGAGTTGTACGCCGACGTCCCGGACACGATTCGCGAAGCGCGGTGCTGCCTGGCGGGGGAGTCGTTCTCCTCGGTGGGAACGTACGGCCCATACGCCTACGAGAGCCGTCACGAGCCGCTGCGCGATGCCGAAGGCCACGTGATCGGCGCGATGGGCGTGGCGGTCAATATCACCGAGCGTAAACGCGCCGAGGCGGCGCTCGCCCGCGTGAAGGAAAGCCTCGACAACGCGCAGCGCATCGCGAAGCTCGGAAACTGGGATTGGAATCCCGATTCGGATCTCGTCTGGTGGTCTGACGAGATCTATCGCCTGCTCGACCTGGACATCGGCGCCGTCACGCCGGGCCTGCGGCCCTTCATGCGCTTCGTGCCCGACGAGGATCGCGAATCGCTGAAAAAAATGATCGGCGTGGCGCTCGCCTCGGAAAAGTCGTGGCACATGGAACATCGCCTCGTCACGGCGACGGGCCGCGACATCGTCGTCCGCCATTGGACCGAGGTCGTTCGCGACGAACGCGGCAAACCGCTGCGCCTTCGCGGCGTCATCCAGGACATCACCGAAATCCGAAAGCTGGAGCAGGAGCAGGGAGAACTGCGCGCCCTGTATGCCCAGTCCCAGAAACTCGACTCCGTCGGACGTCTCGCGGGCGGCGTCGCGCACGACTTCAACAACCTCATCACCACGGTCCGCGGTTACACCGACCTGTTGTTGCGCGACGACGGCCTGTCCGACGACGTGCGGACCTACGTGGATGAGATTCGGCGAACGGCGGACCGGGCGGCCTCGCTGTCGCGACGGCTTCTCACGTTCAGCCGGCGCGAAGAGGCGAATCCCCGCGTGGTCGAGATCGACACCGCCATCGAGGACGCATCGCGGATGGTGCGCCGGCTCATCGGCGAGAACATTCAGCTCGAGCTCGGCCTTGGCGCGGGTGACTCGGGGGTCCTCATCGATCCCGTGCATCTGGATCAGATCGTCATCAATCTCGCGGTGAACGCCCGCGACGCCATGTCGCGCGGCGGCCAGATCCGTTTCGAGACCGGACGGGTGCGCCTCGACGCACCGGTCGGCGTCGTGATGCCCCATTTCGTTCCGGGCGATTATGTCCGGCTTCGCGTGGCCGACTCCGGCTCCGGCATCGCGCCCGAGCACCTCGACAAAATCTTCGAACCGTTTTTCACGACCAAGGTCGCGGGTGAAGGCACGGGGCTCGGGCTCGCGACGGTGTACGGACTGGTGACGCAGAGCCGGGGCATGATCGACGTGACCTCTCGCGTCGGTGTGGGCACCACCTTCGTGATCCATTGGCCCGTCGCGACGCATCGGGAGATCGCGGAACCCGAACCCGTCGCGGAAGCGATCCGCCCCGGCGGACGAATCCTGCTCGTCGAGGACGAGGACGGCGTCCGCCGATTGACCTCGCTGATGCTCAAGTCGCTGGGATTCTCGGTGACGGAGGCGGCGTCGGGCGTCGAGGTCCTCCATCTCGGGCCGGGCGACCTGCGGACCATCGACCTGCTGATGACGGACATCGTGTTGCCGTACATGAACGGGCGGGAGCTCTACGAGAAGCTGCGCCCCGCCCTGCCGGATCTTCGCGTGATGTACGTGTCGGGGTATCCGCTCGAAGTGGTGACGAAGTACGGCATCGTTCCGGGCGCCGACGTCTTCATCAGCAAACCGTTCACGATGGAATCGCTGCAAAACGCCCTGTCGCGGTTTTTCCGGCCGGAGTCTCGTGTCGCCCGCGGATCGTAA
- a CDS encoding YncE family protein — MAACVAAFAAACGSPPAEFSGQGGVFDSPVGVTVNGDYAYIMNANFDLSDEKEGAITVVDIPKSLVNRKDGIVTRVVTPPFIGQMVLSADRSTGYLANRRKNSVMLVDLTDPALPKILDLDPDRDGDQGIKVGREPYALTLSPDDETLYVANLGSGDLSIVDIPSQKLVKNEQLQWGINEIRIPPGGRYAYITNRGLQSVVLFDTVTNRINTALETGSRRTGIGVDTRGIDFTPDGRWAFIAARQPEALLVVETAKLPTHPEDAIVDLLPLDLKPTAVRVTPDGGEVWVSNFSANNIYIFDTRSRAILDVITVGGGPSDIAFTEENPRDPGHYYALVTNFYTHNVSLIDARSKEYIWVIP, encoded by the coding sequence TTGGCCGCCTGTGTCGCGGCGTTCGCGGCGGCGTGCGGTTCACCGCCCGCGGAGTTCTCCGGCCAGGGCGGCGTCTTCGACTCCCCCGTCGGCGTGACGGTGAACGGCGACTACGCCTACATCATGAACGCCAACTTCGATCTCTCCGACGAAAAAGAAGGCGCGATCACCGTCGTCGATATTCCGAAAAGCCTCGTCAATCGCAAGGACGGCATCGTCACCCGCGTCGTGACACCCCCCTTCATCGGCCAGATGGTCCTTTCCGCGGACCGTTCGACGGGTTATCTCGCCAACCGGCGTAAGAACTCGGTGATGCTGGTCGATCTGACCGACCCCGCGCTGCCGAAGATTCTCGATCTCGATCCCGACCGCGACGGCGATCAGGGCATCAAGGTCGGTCGCGAGCCCTACGCGCTGACGCTTTCCCCCGACGACGAGACGCTCTACGTGGCCAACCTCGGGTCGGGCGACCTGTCGATCGTCGATATCCCGAGCCAAAAACTCGTGAAGAACGAGCAGCTCCAGTGGGGCATCAACGAGATTCGCATTCCGCCGGGCGGGCGCTACGCTTACATCACCAACCGCGGACTGCAATCGGTCGTGCTCTTCGACACGGTGACGAACCGCATCAATACGGCGCTCGAAACCGGCAGCCGACGCACCGGCATCGGCGTCGATACGCGCGGCATCGACTTCACGCCCGACGGGCGCTGGGCGTTCATCGCCGCGCGCCAGCCCGAGGCGCTGCTCGTCGTCGAGACCGCAAAGCTGCCCACGCACCCCGAGGACGCCATCGTCGATCTACTGCCCCTCGACCTGAAACCCACGGCCGTGCGCGTCACGCCCGACGGCGGCGAGGTGTGGGTCAGCAACTTCAGCGCGAACAACATCTACATTTTCGATACGCGCTCGCGCGCGATCCTCGACGTCATCACCGTCGGCGGCGGCCCGTCGGATATCGCGTTCACCGAAGAGAACCCGCGCGACCCGGGCCACTACTACGCGCTCGTGACGAACTTCTACACGCACAACGTCAGCCTGATCGACGCCCGCAGCAAGGAGTACATATGGGTCATTCCGTAA